The following are encoded together in the Pectobacterium punjabense genome:
- the manX gene encoding PTS mannose transporter subunit IIAB has translation MSIAILLCTHGATAGPLLKTAEMILGEQRNVAWIDFVPGENAETLIEKYQEKLTQLDTSQGVLFLVDTWGGSPFNAASRLVTDKENHDVIAGVNIPMLAETFMARDDNPSFSDLVAIALETGREGVKALKHQEKAKAPLSSPIPKANTVPTPAGPGEHMNIGLARIDDRLIHGQVATRWTKETNVSRIIVVSDEVAADHVRKTLLTQVAPPGVTAHVVDVAKAVRVYDNPKYAADRVMLLFTNPTDVLTLIENGVKITSVNIGGMAFKQGKTQVNNAVSIDEKDIAAFRELDKRGIELEVRKVSTDSRIKMMDLINKMPR, from the coding sequence GTGAGTATTGCCATACTGTTATGCACTCACGGCGCCACTGCGGGACCGCTGTTAAAGACAGCAGAAATGATTCTTGGTGAACAACGTAATGTCGCCTGGATTGATTTCGTTCCTGGAGAAAACGCCGAAACATTGATAGAAAAATATCAGGAAAAACTCACGCAGTTAGATACATCGCAAGGCGTGCTGTTTCTCGTTGATACCTGGGGCGGCAGCCCGTTCAACGCCGCCAGCCGCCTCGTCACCGACAAAGAAAACCATGATGTTATCGCCGGCGTGAATATTCCCATGCTAGCGGAAACCTTTATGGCTAGGGATGATAATCCGTCCTTTTCCGATCTGGTTGCTATCGCTCTGGAAACTGGCAGAGAGGGTGTAAAAGCGTTAAAACATCAGGAGAAAGCCAAAGCTCCCCTTTCCTCTCCAATACCAAAAGCCAACACGGTTCCCACACCGGCAGGACCCGGTGAACATATGAATATCGGGTTGGCACGTATAGATGATCGTCTGATTCATGGTCAGGTCGCCACCCGCTGGACGAAAGAAACCAATGTTTCGCGCATTATTGTTGTCAGCGATGAAGTCGCCGCCGATCACGTGCGTAAAACGTTGCTGACTCAGGTTGCGCCACCGGGCGTTACCGCACACGTCGTGGATGTGGCAAAAGCCGTTCGCGTTTATGACAACCCGAAATATGCCGCCGATCGCGTAATGTTGCTATTCACTAATCCAACCGATGTATTAACGCTGATCGAGAATGGCGTAAAGATCACCTCAGTCAATATTGGTGGGATGGCATTTAAACAGGGGAAAACACAGGTCAATAATGCTGTCTCTATTGATGAAAAAGATATTGCGGCATTCCGTGAATTAGATAAACGCGGTATTGAACTGGAGGTTCGGAAAGTATCAACCGATTCCCGGATTAAAATGATGGATTTGATTAACAAAATGCCGCGTTGA
- a CDS encoding DUF986 family protein: MTMTDITLVGLIALALIYAIYDEFIMDKLKGKTQLLIPLKRINRLDTLIFIGLVGILIYQNVVNNGTVITTYLLISLAFMACYLAYIRRPKLVFKPTGFFYANIFIPYTKIKNMNLSEDGVLVIELEKRRLLIQVTQLDDLEKIYKFMINNQ; this comes from the coding sequence ATGACGATGACAGATATCACGCTGGTGGGATTGATTGCTTTAGCACTGATTTATGCCATCTATGACGAATTCATCATGGATAAACTTAAAGGGAAAACACAACTTCTCATCCCCCTGAAGCGGATCAATCGACTCGACACGCTGATTTTTATCGGCTTAGTGGGTATTCTTATTTATCAAAATGTAGTGAATAATGGCACTGTTATCACAACCTATCTTTTGATTTCACTGGCCTTCATGGCATGCTATCTGGCCTATATTCGCCGCCCCAAACTGGTTTTTAAACCAACCGGTTTCTTTTATGCAAATATATTCATTCCTTATACCAAAATTAAGAATATGAATTTATCTGAGGATGGCGTATTGGTCATCGAACTTGAAAAACGTCGCTTATTGATACAGGTTACACAGCTCGATGATTTAGAAAAAATATATAAATTTATGATTAACAATCAATGA
- a CDS encoding PTS mannose/fructose/sorbose transporter subunit IIC — protein sequence MEITTLQIVLIFLVACVSGMGSILDEFQFHRPLVACTLIGAVLGDLKTGIIIGGTLEMIALGWMNIGAAVAPDAALASIISTILVIAGGQGIGAGIALAIPLAAAGQVLTIIVRTITVAFQHAADSAAERGNLTAISWIHVSALLLQAMRIAIPAVIVAVSVGTDAVHALLNSIPEVVTNGLNIAGGMIVVVGYAMVINMMRAGYLMPFFYLGFVTAAFTEFNLVALGVIGIVMAVLYIQLSPKYNKVQGQSVASGNNSLDNELD from the coding sequence ATGGAGATTACCACACTTCAAATTGTGCTGATATTTCTCGTCGCGTGTGTTTCGGGGATGGGTTCGATTCTCGATGAATTCCAGTTCCACCGTCCACTCGTCGCTTGTACGCTAATTGGCGCAGTATTAGGTGATTTAAAAACCGGGATCATTATTGGCGGTACGCTGGAGATGATCGCATTAGGCTGGATGAACATCGGTGCGGCAGTCGCACCCGATGCGGCGCTGGCCTCCATTATTTCAACCATTCTGGTTATTGCTGGTGGTCAGGGAATCGGTGCCGGGATTGCCCTGGCGATTCCGCTCGCTGCCGCCGGGCAAGTATTAACCATCATTGTTCGTACCATCACGGTCGCGTTTCAGCATGCGGCAGACAGCGCGGCAGAGCGAGGTAACCTGACGGCCATCAGTTGGATTCACGTCTCCGCGCTACTGCTTCAAGCCATGCGTATTGCGATTCCTGCGGTTATTGTCGCGGTCTCCGTCGGTACTGACGCCGTTCACGCCCTGCTCAACTCCATCCCAGAGGTGGTCACCAACGGCCTGAATATCGCCGGTGGGATGATTGTCGTCGTCGGTTACGCGATGGTCATCAACATGATGCGCGCAGGCTACCTGATGCCATTCTTCTATCTCGGCTTCGTTACTGCCGCGTTCACTGAGTTCAATCTGGTGGCGCTGGGCGTAATTGGTATTGTGATGGCGGTGCTGTATATCCAGCTCAGCCCGAAATATAACAAGGTTCAAGGCCAGTCTGTTGCATCAGGCAATAACAGCCTTGATAACGAACTGGATTAA
- a CDS encoding PTS mannose transporter subunit IID, translating to MVENTNVKKLTDSDIRAVFIRSNLFQGSWNFERMQALGFCFSMVPVIRRLYPENSEERKQAIKRHLEFFNTQPFVAAPILGVTMAMEEQRANGAPIDDAAINGLKVGLMGPLAGVGDPIFWGTARPVFAALGAGIAMSGSLLGPVLFFLLFNLVRLLVRYYGVAYGYRKGIDIVSDMGGGFLQKMTEAASILGLFVMGALVNKWTHVNIPMVVSTVTNQNGETTVTTVQSILDQLMPGLVPLLLTFGCMWLLRRKVNALWLIMGFFAIGIFGYWIGLLGV from the coding sequence ATGGTCGAAAATACGAATGTTAAAAAACTCACTGACAGCGACATCCGTGCGGTGTTTATCCGTTCCAACCTGTTTCAAGGCTCCTGGAACTTTGAACGTATGCAGGCACTCGGTTTCTGTTTTTCCATGGTGCCGGTAATTCGCCGTCTTTATCCTGAAAACTCAGAAGAGCGTAAACAGGCGATCAAGCGCCATCTGGAGTTCTTCAATACACAGCCCTTTGTTGCAGCTCCGATACTCGGCGTAACGATGGCAATGGAAGAGCAACGCGCTAATGGCGCGCCTATTGATGACGCGGCAATAAACGGCCTGAAAGTCGGGTTGATGGGGCCACTGGCTGGCGTCGGCGACCCGATATTCTGGGGTACCGCCCGTCCGGTGTTCGCTGCGCTGGGTGCCGGGATCGCCATGAGCGGCAGCCTGTTAGGGCCTGTCCTCTTCTTCCTCCTGTTCAATTTGGTTCGCCTGCTGGTGCGCTACTATGGCGTCGCTTACGGCTACCGTAAAGGGATCGATATCGTTAGCGATATGGGCGGCGGCTTCCTGCAAAAAATGACCGAGGCGGCGTCTATCCTCGGTTTGTTCGTTATGGGAGCCTTGGTTAATAAATGGACTCACGTCAACATTCCGATGGTGGTGTCGACAGTGACGAACCAGAATGGGGAAACCACGGTAACCACCGTTCAATCCATCCTCGATCAGCTCATGCCTGGGCTCGTTCCGCTACTGCTGACGTTTGGCTGCATGTGGCTATTGCGACGTAAGGTGAACGCGCTGTGGTTGATTATGGGCTTCTTTGCCATCGGTATCTTCGGATATTGGATCGGTCTGCTCGGCGTGTAA
- the mntP gene encoding manganese efflux pump MntP, translating to MNTSATLILAFGMSMDAFAASIGKGAVLHNPRFRDAIRTGLIFGVIEAITPLIGWALGFFASQYILEWDHWVAFTLLLILGGRMVIEGFKGSSDCRCEKVKNHSLALLICTAIATSLDAMAIGVGLAFLQVNIFHTAMVIGCATMIMVTLGMMIGRYIGPILGKKAEIMGGLVLIGIGCNILYEHLGYSA from the coding sequence ATGAATACGTCAGCAACACTTATCCTAGCATTTGGCATGTCAATGGATGCCTTCGCCGCGTCAATCGGTAAAGGTGCCGTCCTGCATAATCCCCGTTTTCGTGATGCGATACGCACAGGCCTCATTTTTGGCGTTATTGAAGCAATTACTCCACTCATCGGTTGGGCGCTCGGTTTTTTTGCCAGCCAGTATATTCTCGAATGGGATCATTGGGTTGCTTTTACGCTGTTATTGATTCTCGGTGGCCGCATGGTCATTGAGGGGTTCAAGGGTTCTTCAGATTGTCGCTGCGAAAAAGTCAAAAACCATAGCCTTGCCCTGTTAATCTGCACAGCGATTGCCACAAGTCTGGATGCCATGGCAATTGGTGTCGGTTTAGCGTTTCTTCAGGTTAATATTTTCCATACCGCGATGGTCATTGGCTGTGCCACCATGATTATGGTTACGCTTGGGATGATGATTGGCCGCTATATCGGTCCAATTCTCGGTAAAAAAGCAGAAATTATGGGTGGATTGGTTCTGATTGGTATCGGCTGTAATATCTTGTATGAACACCTCGGCTACTCTGCTTGA